From Pontibacter actiniarum, a single genomic window includes:
- the ftsY gene encoding signal recognition particle-docking protein FtsY: protein MGIFDFFSKEKKKESLDKGLEKTKSNFFGQLSKAVMGKSTVDVEVLDELEEILVHADVGVETTVKIIDRIEKRVARDKYVSTDELDNILREEIAALLEENRAGDGANFDLPADIKPYVIMVVGVNGVGKTTTIGKLAAQFHKAGKKVVLGAADTFRAAAVDQLIIWGERVGVPVISHGMNTDPASVAYDAVKKGVELNADVVIIDTAGRLHNKVGLMNELSKIKRVMQKITPDTPHEVLLVLDGSTGQNALLQAREFTKATDVTALAITKLDGTAKGGVVIGISDEFKIPVKYIGVGEKIEDLQLFDKNEFVDSFFSRK, encoded by the coding sequence ATGGGAATTTTTGACTTTTTCAGCAAAGAGAAGAAAAAAGAATCGCTGGATAAAGGCCTCGAGAAAACCAAAAGCAACTTTTTCGGCCAGCTAAGCAAAGCCGTAATGGGCAAATCCACCGTTGACGTGGAGGTGCTCGATGAGTTGGAGGAAATCCTGGTGCATGCCGATGTGGGGGTGGAAACCACAGTGAAGATCATTGACCGCATTGAAAAGCGCGTGGCCCGCGACAAGTACGTGAGCACCGACGAGCTGGACAATATCCTGCGCGAAGAGATAGCGGCCCTGCTGGAGGAGAACCGTGCCGGCGACGGCGCCAACTTCGACCTGCCAGCAGACATCAAGCCTTACGTGATTATGGTGGTGGGCGTGAACGGGGTGGGTAAAACCACAACCATCGGCAAACTGGCCGCGCAGTTCCACAAGGCCGGTAAGAAAGTAGTGCTTGGCGCTGCCGACACCTTCCGTGCCGCCGCCGTGGACCAGCTCATTATCTGGGGCGAGCGCGTGGGCGTGCCGGTTATCTCGCATGGCATGAACACTGACCCTGCCTCCGTGGCGTACGATGCCGTGAAGAAGGGCGTGGAGCTGAACGCCGATGTGGTGATCATAGACACTGCCGGGCGCCTGCACAACAAGGTGGGCCTGATGAACGAGCTGTCCAAGATCAAGCGCGTCATGCAGAAGATAACACCGGACACGCCGCATGAGGTGCTGCTGGTGCTGGATGGCAGCACGGGTCAGAATGCCCTGCTACAGGCACGCGAGTTTACCAAAGCCACCGATGTTACGGCACTGGCGATCACCAAGCTGGACGGCACTGCCAAAGGCGGCGTGGTGATCGGTATTTCAGATGAGTTTAAGATCCCGGTGAAGTATATCGGGGTTGGCGAGAAAATTGAGGACCTACAGTTATTCGACAAAAACGAATTTGTAGACTCCTTCTTCTCACGCAAATAA
- a CDS encoding carboxypeptidase-like regulatory domain-containing protein, translated as MDKLLLLPLALLLSQCSGAKTAHQTQSQQEQMESQEQQPLSQQQQNAAVQEQQAPVTQGIAGKVLWKAGNQMPSPDAPPSKGKGIQRTLYVYELTNSSQAKTIDGVFHTDIQTNLVTHVVTDANGNFAVSLKPGMYSLFSKEEKGLFASLSDGEMNINPVEVKEGQVTDVEFLINYKANY; from the coding sequence ATGGACAAGCTCCTGCTGTTGCCGTTAGCACTGCTGTTATCGCAGTGTAGCGGCGCCAAAACCGCCCATCAAACGCAAAGCCAACAAGAGCAGATGGAAAGCCAGGAGCAACAACCGCTATCGCAGCAGCAACAGAACGCTGCGGTGCAGGAGCAGCAAGCTCCCGTCACACAGGGCATAGCCGGAAAGGTGCTGTGGAAGGCCGGCAACCAAATGCCGTCACCGGATGCACCGCCAAGCAAAGGCAAAGGCATCCAACGCACCCTGTATGTCTATGAGCTGACCAACAGCAGCCAGGCGAAAACCATAGACGGTGTTTTTCACACCGACATTCAAACTAATTTAGTTACTCACGTTGTTACGGATGCTAATGGCAACTTTGCGGTTAGCCTGAAGCCCGGCATGTACAGCCTTTTCTCCAAAGAAGAAAAGGGTTTGTTCGCCAGCCTTTCCGATGGGGAGATGAACATCAACCCGGTGGAGGTAAAAGAGGGGCAGGTAACCGACGTGGAGTTTCTAATCAATTACAAGGCAAATTATTAA
- the rimO gene encoding 30S ribosomal protein S12 methylthiotransferase RimO — MKVRSLKKDKVNVVTLGCSKNLVDSEVLMGQLRANEFDVAHESENDDSNIIIVNTCGFIDNAKQESIDTILRYAEAKEAGQIDKLYVTGCLSQRYKDSLEQEIPQVDAYFGTLELPQLLKKLEADYKHELIGERLLTTPSHFAYFKIAEGCNRPCSFCAIPLMRGKHVDRPIEDLVREAKRLAGMGTKELVLIAQDLTYYGLQHYGERKLADLLRNLSDVDGIEWIRMQYAYPSQFPMEVFDVMNERENICKYLDMPLQHISDNMLKTMRRGISKRRTIELVDQIRQRVPDIALRTTLIAGHPGETDQDFQELYDWVEETRFDRLGIFTYSHEDNTHSYTLEDNVPEEVKQDRADAIMELQQGISVEMNEEKIGNTYKVLFDRKESGYFVGRTQYDSPEVDNEVLVPADSNYVRLGDFANVKITDASDFDLYGEVVS, encoded by the coding sequence GTGAAAGTAAGATCGCTTAAGAAGGATAAAGTAAACGTAGTTACATTGGGTTGCTCAAAGAACCTGGTGGACTCGGAAGTACTGATGGGGCAGCTGCGCGCCAACGAGTTTGATGTGGCGCACGAGTCTGAGAACGACGACTCTAACATCATTATCGTAAACACCTGCGGCTTTATCGACAATGCCAAGCAGGAGTCTATCGACACCATCCTGCGCTATGCAGAGGCAAAAGAGGCGGGCCAGATAGATAAACTGTATGTAACCGGCTGCTTGTCGCAGCGCTACAAGGATTCGCTGGAGCAGGAGATTCCGCAGGTGGATGCCTATTTCGGTACGCTGGAACTGCCACAGCTGCTCAAAAAGCTGGAGGCCGACTACAAGCACGAGCTGATCGGGGAGCGCCTCCTGACAACGCCTTCGCACTTTGCTTACTTTAAGATTGCCGAGGGCTGTAACCGCCCTTGCTCCTTCTGCGCCATCCCGCTGATGCGTGGCAAGCACGTAGACCGCCCGATTGAGGACCTGGTGCGTGAGGCGAAGCGCCTGGCAGGCATGGGTACCAAAGAGCTGGTGCTGATTGCGCAGGACTTAACATACTATGGCCTGCAGCATTACGGAGAGCGTAAGCTGGCTGACCTGCTGCGTAACCTGTCCGACGTGGACGGCATCGAGTGGATCAGGATGCAGTATGCCTACCCGTCGCAGTTCCCGATGGAGGTGTTCGATGTGATGAACGAGCGTGAGAACATCTGCAAGTACCTGGACATGCCGCTGCAGCACATCTCCGATAACATGCTCAAGACGATGCGCCGCGGCATCAGCAAGCGCCGTACCATTGAGCTGGTAGACCAGATCCGCCAGCGCGTGCCGGACATCGCTCTAAGAACCACCTTAATTGCCGGCCACCCGGGCGAGACAGACCAGGATTTCCAGGAGCTGTACGATTGGGTAGAAGAGACACGCTTCGACAGGCTGGGCATCTTTACGTACTCGCATGAGGATAACACGCACTCTTACACCTTAGAGGACAACGTGCCGGAGGAGGTGAAGCAGGACCGTGCAGACGCCATTATGGAGCTGCAGCAGGGCATTTCGGTGGAAATGAACGAAGAGAAGATCGGCAACACCTACAAAGTACTCTTCGACCGCAAGGAGAGCGGCTATTTCGTGGGCCGTACGCAGTACGATTCTCCCGAGGTAGACAACGAGGTACTGGTGCCTGCCGACAGCAACTACGTGCGCCTCGGCGATTTCGCCAACGTGAAGATTACAGACGCTTCCGACTTTGACCTGTACGGGGAAGTAGTAAGCTAG
- a CDS encoding T9SS type A sorting domain-containing protein, with product MKHFFTALFILLVNVTAHAQQEPLRFRMSQAVPVATPAGQLSDPWSGGLNTAQFSTIDLNQDGQEDLFIFDRQQQKIFTWLAVQEEGEWRYSYAPAYEAFFPQGLSYWALLRDYNCDGLKDIFTSSPLGIQVFKQEPAAEGQLKFSLATDALRYNSGRVNMQMNSADVPSITDIDGDGDLDVLLVEFSQGFFMELYRNTQAEEQQPCGTLNFVQQTDWWGGITECEGCNNFKFGEHCSENEGESIASPMHSGHDGSSLLLLDMDADGDKELVMGGVQCEDLVLMENEGSSGNAVMKGVDPLFPKDRPANFNIYPAAYYEDLTFDGVPDLLVAPQAYQDVRLMDFERSNWLYRNQGAVDNPDFSFVQDDFLQGQMLDLSEGAFPAFADMDADGDLDMLIGNNADYRNDMYSASLSFYRNTGTPTTPAYELVTDDFLGLHSQQVYNLKPAFADLNGDGATDLILTFKGVKAGSTRIAYLQNLAAVPNQPAAYDLAYLQTLLSVADGSSPAFADLDDDGDQDLVLGKAASNLEFYRNTGTASASAPAFTLESESFAGVGFNFSRRYVYPALYDVDGNGRIDLLTTDESGEVRVYRDVTENLAGTYSAETELLENELTQQVQATRLGQGLSITAAPLGGENKLFLVVGTQGGGLYLLEQTAGNTAPPGAGDTLALKVYPNPYGRQSEEPVSVKATAPVQVELYNMVGKRVYQSKGRYSRTHTLPVQGLQAGIYILRATSDGGEQVSSKLMVR from the coding sequence ATGAAACACTTCTTTACTGCACTGTTCATACTTCTAGTAAACGTTACTGCTCATGCGCAACAGGAGCCGCTCCGGTTCCGCATGAGCCAGGCTGTACCTGTGGCCACGCCGGCGGGGCAGTTATCCGACCCCTGGAGCGGCGGCCTGAACACGGCCCAATTTTCCACAATTGACCTTAACCAGGATGGGCAGGAGGATCTCTTTATCTTTGACAGGCAGCAGCAGAAAATATTTACCTGGCTGGCCGTGCAGGAGGAGGGGGAGTGGCGGTACAGCTACGCGCCGGCCTACGAGGCGTTCTTCCCACAGGGCCTGAGCTATTGGGCGCTGCTGCGCGACTACAACTGCGACGGCCTGAAAGACATCTTTACCAGCTCACCGCTGGGCATACAGGTTTTTAAGCAGGAGCCGGCGGCGGAAGGGCAGCTGAAGTTCTCGTTGGCCACCGATGCCCTTCGCTACAACTCCGGAAGAGTAAATATGCAGATGAACAGCGCCGATGTGCCCTCCATAACCGACATAGACGGCGACGGCGACCTGGATGTGCTGCTGGTGGAGTTCTCGCAGGGATTTTTTATGGAGCTCTACCGCAATACCCAGGCAGAGGAGCAGCAGCCCTGCGGCACCCTAAACTTTGTGCAGCAGACGGACTGGTGGGGAGGTATAACCGAATGCGAGGGCTGCAACAACTTTAAGTTCGGGGAGCACTGTTCCGAGAACGAGGGCGAAAGTATCGCATCGCCTATGCACTCAGGCCACGACGGCTCCTCTTTGCTGCTCCTGGATATGGATGCCGACGGTGATAAGGAGTTGGTGATGGGCGGGGTGCAGTGCGAAGACCTGGTGCTGATGGAGAACGAAGGCAGTAGCGGCAATGCCGTGATGAAGGGGGTTGACCCGCTTTTCCCGAAGGACCGGCCTGCCAACTTCAACATCTATCCCGCCGCTTACTACGAAGACCTGACGTTTGACGGCGTACCCGACCTGCTGGTGGCCCCGCAGGCGTATCAGGATGTCCGGTTGATGGACTTTGAGCGCTCTAACTGGCTGTACCGAAACCAGGGAGCGGTGGATAACCCCGACTTCAGCTTTGTGCAGGACGACTTTCTGCAAGGCCAGATGCTGGACCTGAGCGAGGGGGCCTTCCCGGCCTTTGCTGATATGGATGCCGACGGGGACCTGGATATGCTGATCGGTAACAACGCCGATTACCGTAACGACATGTACAGCGCCTCCCTCAGCTTTTACCGCAACACCGGCACACCCACTACGCCAGCGTATGAGTTGGTGACCGATGATTTTCTGGGCCTGCACAGCCAGCAGGTGTACAACCTAAAGCCTGCCTTTGCCGATCTCAATGGCGATGGCGCTACAGACCTGATCCTGACGTTTAAGGGCGTAAAAGCAGGTTCTACGCGCATCGCGTACTTGCAAAACCTGGCCGCTGTCCCCAACCAGCCCGCCGCATACGACCTGGCGTACCTGCAGACGCTACTATCTGTAGCCGATGGCTCCTCACCTGCCTTTGCTGACCTGGATGATGATGGGGACCAGGACCTCGTGCTGGGCAAAGCGGCCAGCAACCTTGAGTTTTACCGCAACACCGGCACAGCCTCAGCCTCAGCCCCTGCCTTTACGTTGGAGAGTGAGAGTTTTGCAGGTGTTGGCTTTAACTTCAGCCGGCGCTATGTGTACCCAGCTCTTTACGATGTGGATGGAAACGGCAGGATCGACTTGCTGACCACAGACGAGAGCGGCGAAGTACGTGTTTATCGTGATGTGACGGAAAATCTGGCGGGTACTTACAGCGCAGAAACCGAACTGCTGGAAAACGAGCTGACACAGCAAGTGCAGGCTACGCGGCTGGGGCAGGGCCTCAGCATAACCGCGGCTCCCCTGGGAGGAGAAAACAAGCTGTTCCTGGTGGTGGGTACGCAGGGTGGTGGGCTGTACCTGCTGGAGCAGACAGCCGGCAACACCGCCCCCCCTGGTGCAGGCGACACCCTGGCGCTAAAAGTATACCCTAACCCGTATGGCAGGCAGAGCGAAGAGCCGGTGAGCGTAAAGGCCACGGCACCGGTGCAGGTGGAGCTGTACAACATGGTCGGGAAGCGCGTGTACCAAAGCAAGGGCAGGTACAGCCGCACCCATACTTTACCTGTGCAGGGGCTGCAGGCAGGCATCTACATCCTCCGGGCAACTTCGGATGGCGGCGAGCAGGTTTCCTCTAAGCTGATGGTACGCTGA